Proteins encoded in a region of the Azospirillum thiophilum genome:
- a CDS encoding FAD-dependent oxidoreductase codes for MKTDLVVIGAGIAGLVAANRAAELGLSVAVLEKGTEDRYLCNSRYTGGAFHIGMRSLNRPVEEVKDTIRSETDGFVDEPLVEMLATEAPRAVDWLRRQGIRFMKAGPRDWQDTVLAPPALPQPGLNWEGRGGDTLLRTLGAALEKRGGSIHRGVRARDLTMEDGRCVGLQADRNGGTLTVEARAVVIADGGFQGDPDLVRTLVSPVPEAVRQRGAGTGGGDGLRMAVQAGAALRGTPYVYGHILCQDALTNDRLWPYPWLDEIVMAGLVVDRSGARVVDEGRGGVHVTNMIAKLDDPLGATVIFDRPIWDGPGTESIIPANPHLPRVGGTLIEADTLEGLAEKLGIPADRLVATVAAYNAAVDGGATAGLTPPRSTGRARPFPVRKAPFQAIRLVAGMTYTMGGIAIDDRSRVRREDGTAIGGLFAAGATTGGLEGGDAIGYVGGLTKSSVTGLRAAETAAAELGGSGSRGGVGR; via the coding sequence ATGAAAACCGATCTGGTCGTCATCGGCGCCGGCATCGCCGGGCTGGTGGCCGCGAACCGCGCCGCCGAACTCGGGCTGTCCGTCGCCGTGCTGGAGAAGGGGACCGAGGACCGTTACCTCTGCAATTCCCGCTACACCGGCGGCGCCTTCCACATCGGCATGCGCAGCCTGAACCGTCCGGTGGAGGAGGTGAAGGACACAATCCGCAGCGAAACGGACGGCTTCGTCGACGAACCCCTGGTGGAGATGCTGGCGACCGAGGCGCCGCGCGCCGTCGACTGGCTGCGCCGCCAGGGGATCCGCTTCATGAAGGCGGGGCCGCGCGACTGGCAGGACACCGTGCTGGCGCCGCCGGCCCTGCCGCAGCCGGGATTGAACTGGGAGGGCAGGGGCGGCGACACGCTGCTGCGCACGCTGGGCGCCGCCCTGGAAAAGCGCGGCGGCAGCATCCACCGCGGCGTGCGTGCCCGCGACCTGACGATGGAGGATGGCCGCTGCGTCGGGCTGCAGGCCGACCGGAACGGCGGGACGCTGACGGTGGAGGCCCGGGCGGTGGTCATCGCCGACGGCGGTTTCCAGGGCGACCCGGACCTCGTGCGCACCCTCGTCTCCCCGGTTCCCGAAGCGGTGCGCCAGCGCGGCGCCGGCACCGGCGGCGGCGACGGTCTGCGGATGGCCGTCCAGGCCGGCGCGGCCCTGCGCGGCACGCCCTATGTCTACGGCCACATCCTGTGCCAGGATGCGCTCACCAATGACAGGCTGTGGCCCTACCCCTGGCTCGACGAGATCGTGATGGCCGGGCTGGTGGTGGACCGGAGCGGCGCGCGGGTCGTCGACGAGGGCCGCGGCGGCGTCCATGTCACCAACATGATCGCCAAACTGGACGACCCGCTGGGGGCGACGGTGATCTTCGACCGGCCGATCTGGGACGGGCCGGGAACCGAATCGATCATCCCGGCGAATCCGCACCTTCCCCGCGTCGGCGGCACACTCATCGAGGCCGACACGCTGGAGGGGCTGGCGGAAAAGCTCGGCATCCCGGCGGACCGGCTGGTGGCGACGGTGGCCGCCTACAATGCCGCGGTGGACGGTGGCGCCACCGCCGGCCTCACGCCGCCGCGCAGCACCGGCCGCGCGCGTCCCTTCCCGGTCCGCAAGGCGCCGTTCCAGGCGATCCGTCTGGTCGCCGGCATGACCTACACCATGGGCGGCATTGCCATCGACGACCGCAGCCGGGTCCGGCGCGAGGACGGCACGGCGATCGGCGGCCTGTTCGCCGCCGGGGCGACCACCGGCGGGCTGGAGGGCGGCGACGCCATCGGCTATGTCGGCGGCCTGACCAAATCGTCGGTCACCGGCCTGCGGGCTGCCGAGACCGCCGCCGCCGAGCTTGGCGGGAGCGGGAGCAGGGGCGGGGTGGGGCGGTGA